Proteins from a single region of Pangasianodon hypophthalmus isolate fPanHyp1 chromosome 7, fPanHyp1.pri, whole genome shotgun sequence:
- the lcat gene encoding phosphatidylcholine-sterol acyltransferase: MMPPSHALAAALTVLLALQQSAGFWLFNVIFPPNAGPREGSNSTPPLIIVPGNIGNRLEAKIDKPTLVHWLCYKKTEDWFPLWIDLNMFMPIGIDCWIDNMRIVYNRTTRRTSNSPGVEVRVPGFGQTYTIEFLDNNNLAGYFHTMVEHLVNIGYVRNKTVRAAPYDWRIAPNEQAEYFARLKGLVEEMHDEFKQPVHLLGHSMGSLYILYFLTQQSQAWKDRYIKSFISLGAPWGGAVKPLRVLASGDNDGIPLVSSIKIREEQRMTTTNPWMIPSEDAWPEDHVFISTPSFNYTLQDYRRFFSDINFEDGWYMWEDTRNLTAGLPTPGVEVHCFYGVGRPTPVTYIYDEQFPNSDPVDFLYEDGDDTVDSRSMSLCKRWIGEQEQPVYVTEFSGMAHLDIVFNHNVLNAIQEILEGMVPKDETVRTVFVKQSQPRKLIDQSP, encoded by the exons ATGATGCCGCCCTCGCACGCGCTCGCCGCCGCTCTCACCGTTCTGCTCGCGCTTCAGCAGTCGGCAGGATTCTGGCTTTTTAACGTCATCTTTCCGCCGAACGCCGGACCGCGCGAGGGGAGCAACAGCACGCCGCCTCTGATCATCG TTCCAGGGAATATAGGCAACCGCCTCGAAGCCAAAATAGACAAACCCACGCTGGTCCACTGGCTCTGCTACAAGAAGACCGAGGACTGGTTTCCGCTGTGGATTGACCTCAACATGTTCATGCCCATCGGAATTGACTGCTGGATTGACAACATGAG GATCGTGTACAACCGAACGACTCGCAGGACGTCCAACTCTCCTGGTGTGGAAGTGCGTGTCCCTGGATTCGGCCAGACGTATACTATAGAGTTCCTGGATAACAACAATCTGGCAG GTTATTTTCACACCATGGTTGAACATTTGGTCAACATTGGATATGTGCGCAACAAGACGGTTCGAGCAGCACCGTATGACTGGAGGATTGCCCCAA ATGAGCAGGCTGAGTATTTCGCACGCCTGAAGGGCCTTGTGGAGGAGATGCATGATGAGTTCAAGCAGCCTGTCCACCTGCTGGGACACAGCATGGGCAGCCTTTACATCCTCTACTTCCTCACCCAGCAAAGCCAGGCCTGGAAAGATCGCTACATCAAGAGCTTCATCTCACTGGGAGCGCCGTGGGGTGGAGCTGTGAAGCCCCTCAGAGTTTTAGCATCAG GTGACAACGATGGCATACCGCTGGTGTCCTCCATCAAGATCCGCGAGGAGCAGCGCATGACCACTACGAACCCCTGGATGATCCCATCCGAGGACGCGTGGCCTGAGGATCATGTCTTTATCTCCACGCCATCCTTCAACTACACCCTCCAGGACTACCGCCGCTTCTTCAGCGACATCAACTTTGAAGACGGTTGGTACATGTGGGAGGACACGAGGAACCTCACAGCAGGCCTCCCCACCCCCGGAGTCGAGGTCCACTGTTTCTATGGTGTAGGTCGACCCACACCCGTCACCTACATCTATGACGAGCAGTTCCCAAACAGCGATCCCGTGGACTTTCTGTATGAGGATGGGGATGACACGGTGGACAGCCGCAGCATGAGCTTGTGCAAGCGCTGGATAGGCGAACAGGAGCAACCGGTGTATGTGACCGAATTCAGTGGCATGGCACACCTCGACATTGTCTTCAACCACAACGTCCTCAATGCCATCCAGGAGATCCTAGAGGGAATGGTTCCAAAGGATGAGACTGTCCGTACTGTTTTTGTCAAGCAATCTCAGCCGCGCAAACTTATCGACCAGAGCCCTTAA